GTATCGAGATCATCGACGGCATTGGTGCGACGGAGATGCTGCATATCTTCATCTCCGCTGCGGGTGAGGATATCCGCCCGGGAGCCACCGGCAAGCCGATCCCCGGTTATCAGGCGATGGTCGTGGATGATGAAGGCAAGCCGCTGCCGCCGGGTGAGGTAGGGCGTCTGGCGGTCAAGGGGCCGACTGGCTGCCGCTATCTGGCGGATGACAGGCAGATGGTTTATGTCCATGACGGTTGGAACCTGACCGGCGATGCCTACAAGATGGATGAAGACGGCTATTTCTGGTTCCAGGCCCGCGCTGACGACATGATTGTGTCCTCCGGCTACAACATTTCCGGACCGGAAGTGGAAGAGGCCTTGATGGCGCATGAAAAGGTCGCGGAATGTGCGGTCATCGGCGTGCCTGATGACGGTCGCGGCAATATCGTGAAGGCCTTTGTCGTGCTGAAGGATATGCGCGACGCTTCCGATGAGACGGTCAAGGAACTGCAGGATTTCGTGAAGGCGACGATTGCGCCGTTCAAATATCCGCGTGCCGTTGAATTCGTGGAAACACTGCCCAAAACCGAAACCAACAAGATCCAGCGCTTTAAACTGCGTCAGATGGAATTGGCCAGGGCGGGCTAGCGAAAGAGGATGGGGATGGCTGCTTTTGAAATGCCGCTGACGGTGCGGTTCCAACATTGCGATCCGGCGGGGATTGTTTTCTATCCACGCTATTTCGAGATGTTCAACCTGCTGGTGGAAACCTGGTTCGATGAGGCCCTTGGGCTGCCCTTCGGGGAGTTGCATCTGAATCGGGGTTTCGGCGTGCCGACGGTGCGCACGGAAGCGGATTTCAAGGCGCCCAGTCGCCTGGATGAGAAACTGACCCTGTCTTTGACGGTACAGGACATCGGGCGCTCGAAGATCAGTTTGCTGTTGCAGGTCCTGGGGCCTGACGGTGATTTGAGGGTAGCCGCCAACCACGTATTGGTCTATGCCGCGTTCGACCCCATGAGGGCGGCGGCCATACCGGAAGAATTAAAAACACGGATGCAGCGTTTTCAGGCTGTACCGGCCAAATAAATGAGGTTTTGACAGATATGCCGAGCATCAATCCGCCGGGCTGGCCGCAGCCCAAAGGTTATTCCAATGGCGTGGCCGCAGAAGGCCGCATGGTCTTCGTTGCGGGCCAGATCGGCTGGACCCCGGAGGGGGAATTTGAGACCGATGATTTCGCCGGACAGGTCCGCCAGACCCTGTTGAACACCGTGGCTGTCCTTGAGGCCGGTGGCGCAAAGCCGGAACATATCACCCGTATGACCTGGTATGTCACCGACAAGCAGGAATACCTCGGTGCCTTGAAGGAAATCGGGGCGGTTTACCGGGAAGTCCTGGGCAAGGTCTTTCCGGCCATGGCGCTGGTTCAGGTCGTGGCCCTTGTCGAGGACCGTGCCAAGGTTGAAATCGAGACCACGGCCGTAATTCCCAACGGGTGACCCTTTCCGGACGTTCTAGTCAGCAGTGAAGGCCGCAGCGATTTCATCGATGCGGCCTTCCTTATGCATGGCGCGGATGGCGTCATTCAATTCCCGGATGAAGTCTTCCTGATAGGGGAACAGATGCTGCGGGTCGTTGCTGAACGCCAGATAGGCCCAGTTTTCTGAGACTTGCGTGCCCAGTCTTGCGTAAACCTCCAGCTTTTCGCCCAGCGACCGTGGGGTGGCGTATTTTCGGTATTGATAATGCAGAACATTCGTGTCCTGCACGATGCAATCCACCTTGTTTGCCAGAAGATGCGGGATGATGCTTTCCAGCGGAATTGCCACGTGGGTCAGCTTCCCTTCTTCCGCAGCCTTGAAAAAGGCCGGTCCTGCGGCAAGGCTGCCGAGCCCGAGGCCGATGCGTAGCCCGAAATAGTCTTCCGGCCAGTTGGTGCGGGGCCTGGCGGCAATGGGAGGCTGACAATAGGTAGCGACGGTTTCCTTGAGGATGGGTTCGGAATAGGTGGTGATCCAGGGGCGTTGTTCCGGCCAATAGTAGGGCGGGAACACCGCAATATGCTGTCCGATCTCCACCGATTTAAGCGCCCGCTTCCAGGGCAGGACGTCAATTTCGATGCGATAGTCCGGGATGCGATCGGACAATTCAGCGAATATCTCATGAAAAATTCCCCGTGGAATTCCGTCGTCGAGATAGCTGTAAGGCGGATAGTCCGGCGGTCCGACGATGACGACAACCTGAGCGTCGTCTGAGGCGGCGGCAAGGGAGGGCAAAAGGAAAAGCGCCGCCTGAAACAGGCGAAAAAGAAAGGTTCGGCAGGGCCGCAAAACTGGAGGCATGGCTGCCCTCTCCCATTTTTTGCAAATATTGTAACACTCTTATGGGAGGAGGTTAACAGGAAGAGGGCTCAGTCCTGCCTGTTGTCGGCGGGCGGTACCGGGTCATAGCCACTGCCGCCCCAGGGATGGCAGCGCCCGATCCGCTTGATCGCAAGCCAGCTTCCCTTGAAGGCGCCGAAGCGGTCAATGGCCTCCAGGGCATATTCCGAACAGGTGGGCGCAAAACGGCATTGCCGTCCGATGAAATAGGACAGGGTAAAGCGATAGAGATAGATCAGGCCCTTCGCCAGCAGGCTCAGGGGATCATGCCGTGGTGTCATCGGGTGTGTCCGTGCCGGATTTTATCTGTTCGATTGCCTTCAGGATCGCATTGAAGGGCAGCATGATGGATGCGTGGCGGGATTTATGCGCGCGCGCAGGTTCCAGGATTGCCAGTTCCGCCCAGTCACCCCCCGGCGGCGGACCGTCCTGTTTCAGCATCGCCTGCATCCGGTCGCGCACCCGGGTCAGTTCTGCTTCATCCCGGCCGACGGCCAACTTTTTCATGATGGCGGCGGCTGACTGACCAAGGGCGCAGGCGCGCACCTGCTGACCATATTCCGCGACGCGACCGTCTTCCAGAACAAGGTCAACACGGATGCGGCTGCCGCACAGCGGGCTGTCGAGCGTCACTGTTGCCTGCGGGTGGTCCAGGCGGTCGTCCTTGTTCAGGCCTTCCGCCAGTGCAAGAATACGATCATTATAGAGTTTCTCTAACATTGAAGGCCGTTCTATATGTTTCCGCACCGTGAACGGTGAATTGCCGCGAATAGACAAATTCCATGCCTTCATATTGTTGACTTCCCTTGGGATTGCAACGATAAACGCGGCAAAAGCTTGGGACCCGTCCGCCCGGCGGAAGGGGACAATATCGGCGCAGGATCGAAACAGAGTTGATTTTCCCGCGCCGCATCCCAAGATACGGATGAGCCAACGCGAATAGTCAGGAAAGTGATCTGCCCATGCAGGATGTCTTGAAAAAACAGGAAGCTGCCATCCAGCGCCCGTCCCGTGAAGAGGCCGAAGCCGCCGTGCGGACCTTGCTGGCATGGACCGGTGACAATCCCGACCGCGAAGGCCTGATCGATACGCCGTCGCGCGTGGTGCGCGCCTATGAGGAATATTTCGAAGGCTATAACATCGACCCGGTGAAAACGCTGCAGCGTACCTTTGAGGAAACCGACGGTTACGACGAAGTCGTCATGCTGCGCGATATCCCGTTCGAAAGCCATTGCGAACATCACATCGCCCCGATCATCGGTAAGGCCCATGTGGCTTACCTGCCAGACAAACGCGTGGTCGGCATTTCCAAGCTGGCCCGCGTGGTGGAAATTTTCGCCAAGCGCCTGCAGACCCAGGAAATCATGACCGTCCAGGTCGCTGATACCATCCAGGAAGCTCTGCAGCCGAAGGGCGTTGCCGTTGTCATCGACGCGGTTCACCAGTGCATGACCACCCGCGGCATTCACAAGCCGGGCGTGGCGACCGTGACCAGCCGTATGCTGGGCGTGTTCCGCAGCCAGCCCGAAACCCGCCGTGAATTCCTGGCGATGATCGAATAGGCCCTGCGGGGTATTTGTTAAGGAAAAGGCGGTACGGCTATGTGCCGCCTTTTTTGTCTGAACGCTTTTCTGATCTTTGATCTTCTCTTTACGTGGTCCGTCAAAGGGGAGTATGACGCAAAGATACAGTGATGACATACCACCCTATGCATTCAAGGGATGAAAGACGATGAGCAACCTGTTCCTGGAGCTTTTGGAAAAGCGCCCCTATCTGATCGCCGATGGCGCCATGGGCACCAGCCTGTTCAAACGGGGTCTGGAAACCGGGGATGCGCCGGAATTGTGGAATGTGGACCATAAGGACCGGGTGGAAAGCGTCCATCAGGAATATGTGGATGCGGGTTCGGACATCATCCTGACCAACAGCTTTGGCTGTAACCGCCATCGCCTGAAACTGCATAATGCGCAGGACCGGACCTACGAGTTGAACAAGGCAGCGGCAGAACGCGCACGCGCCGTCGCGGATGCCGCCGACCGCCCGGTCGTGGTAGCCGGGTCTATGGGGCCCACAGGTGAAATCCTGGAGCCGGTCGGCGCGCTCAGCGTTGCCGATGCGACCGAAGCCTTTGCCGAACAGGCGAAAGGTCTGAAAGACGGTGGTGTGGATGTGCTGTGGGTTGAGACCATGTCGTCCCGTGAGGAAAGCCAGGCGGCGGTTGCCGGGGCTTCTTCCGTCGGCCTGCCGGTGGTGACCACCATGACCTTTGATACGGCGGGCAAGACCATGATGGGTGTCTCCCCGCAGGAGGCCTATGAGCATCTGAGCCATCTGGAAACCGCACCGACGGCAATCGGGGCGAACTGTGGCCTGGGCCCGACCGAAAGCGTGATCAGCATTTCCCAGATGACGGCCATCGTGCCGGAGGATGCGGTGATTGTGGCCAAGGCTAATTGCGGTATTCCGGAATTCAAGAATGGTGAATTCCGCTTCAGCGGTACACCGGACCTGATGGGCAAATATGCCCGCATGGCCCGTGACTGTGGCGCACGTATCATTGGCGGCTGCTGTGGTTCCGATGGCACCGTGATCAAGGCAATTGCGGACTCCTTGAAGGACTATGAACCGGGTGAACGGCCCAGCGACGAGAAGATCATCGAAGTTCTGGGGCCGCTGGCCAATATGCCTGCAGGTGGCGCACACAGCCATGGTGGTGGCGGAAGTGAAGACGGCGAAGGCCGCCGCCGCCGTCGCCGCCGGGGCTGATATTTAACGTGAGATGAAGGGAGGCCCTTCCTGTCCAAACGGGAAGGGCTTTTTCCATTTATGAATATTCCAACCGATCCATTTTTTTATGCTGCGGCCATTCCTGCCATGATGATCTTTGGTGTCTCCAAGGGTGGTTTTGGCGGGGCATTGGGCGTGCTTGCGGTCCCTTTGATCGCATTGGTGATTCCGCCGGTGCAGGCGGCGGCGATCATGCTGCCGATCCTCTGTGCGATGGACCTCTTCGCGCTTTACGCTTATCGGCGGGTCGCCAGTTGGCAGAATCTCAAAATGATGCTGCCCGGGGCGATTTTAGGAATTGGCATTGGCGGCTTTGCCTTCGGGCAGTTGGATGAGAATGTGGTGCGTATCCTGCTGGGGGTGATCGCGGTTGCCTTCACCCTGAACCATTGGTTCGGCAGGAAACCCCATCCGGACGGTGCGAAGCCCGGCCTGATCAAAGGCAGCAGTTGGGGCGCGCTTGCGGGTTTCACCAGCACGATTGCCCATGCCGGCGGGCCGCCGGTGCAGTTTTATCTGCTGCCGCAGAAGATGGATAAGACGCTTTATGTTGGGACCACGGTCTGGTTCTTCATCGCGGTAAACTATGCAAAACTGATCCCCTACGGTCTGGCGGGGCAGCTATCGCTTCACAATCTGGAAACGTCTTTGGTGCTGTTGCCCTTGGCGCCGCTTGGTATCTGGTTGGGGGTGAAGGCCCATCACCATGTTCCGGAACTGTGGTTCTACCGGGTGGCCTATGTGATGCTTTTCGTCACGGGCGGTAAACTGCTTTGGGATGGCGCGCAGGGTCTCATCGGTTGAGAAAGGAAAAGGCGGCCAGGTGGCCGCCTTTCCTGCTTATGGCCGGGAATTACGCCTCGCGGATTTTGGTGATGAAGTCGTCCACCTGACGGCTCAGATTTTCGGCCTGTTGGGACAATTCGCCCGCCGCGCTCAGAACATCGGAGGCGGAGTGCCCTGTTTCCTGAGCGGCATCCGACACATGTTTGATGTTTTCCGCCGCCATGCTGGTGCTGTTGGAGGCCTGGGCGACGCTGTTGGCGATCTCTTTGGTGGCGGCTCCTTGCTCTTCCACCGCGCTGGAGATGCCGGTGCCGATTTCATTCACCCGGGTGATGATCCCGCCGATGGAGGCAATGGCCTTGGCGGCATCGTCGGTCGCCGCCTGCATGTCGCTGATATGCTGGCTGATTTCATCCGTTGCCTTGGCGGTCTGGGTTGCCAGGCCTTTGACTTCCGTTGCCACCACGGCAAATCCCTTGCCCGCCTCACCGGCGCGGGCGGCCTCGATGGTCGCGTTCAGGGCCAGAAGGTTGGTCTGTTCTGCAATGTCGGAGATCAGGTTGACCACTTCGCCAACCCGCTGGGCGGCGTCGACCAGTCCTTTGACCTTGGCGTTGGTTGTCTCCGCTTCGGAGGCTGCCTGATTGACGATGGTTGCGGATTCAGTGACGCGGCTGGTGATTTCATTGATCGAACTGGACAGTTCCTCTGCCGCGGCGGAAACGGTCTGCACATTGCCGGATGCGGATTCCGATGCCCCGGCGGCGGTTTGTGCTTCCGTGCTGGTCTGTTCGGCGGTCTGGCTCATGCCTTCCGCCGTGCTTTGCAACTCCGTTGCGGCGGCAGAGACCGCGTTGACGATGCTCTTCACGCTTTCCTCGAACTGGGTGGCAAGATCCAGGCGCGTCTGTTGCTGCGCCTCCAGGGCCTTGCGTTCCTGTTCCTCGCGTTCGGCGCGAAGGCGTTCCACGTCGCGCGCGTTGTTGCGGAAGACCTCTAAAGCCCGGCCCAGGGTGCCGATTTCGTCTCGCCGCTCCTGGGCGTCGTTTTCGAATTCCAGGTTACCATCCGCCAACAGGCCCATATTGCCCGCCATGGCGTTGATCGGGCGGGAAATCCCGCGTGAAATGATGATGGCTGCGATAACGACCACGGCCAGGACGGCCAGCAGGATCGGCAGAGTAAAGCTTAATGTCTGTTGGAATGCCGTATTCACATCATCCAGATAGACACCGGTGCCGACGACCCAGTCCCAGGGTTTGAAATGGCCGACATAGGAAACCTTGCGGACAGGTTCATCCTGTCCCCCCTTGGGCCAGAGGTAAAAAACAAAACCGCCGCCTTTGGACTGGATGACCTTGGTGAATTCCTTGAAAATGGCGACGCCGTTCTTGTCCTTCAGGCCGCTGACGTCTTTTCCAACCAGTTGCTTGGCGAAGGGGTGCATGATCATGACCGGGCGCATATCATTAACCCACAGATACTCGTTGCCCGCGTATCGCATATCTTCAATGGCACTGAGGGCGGCTTTCTGTGCCTCCTCTTCCGTCATCTCGCCTTTCTGGAAAAGCTGATAATAATGGTTTGCCGTACTCAACCCGAGGTCGACGACCTGTTGGACCTTGTCCTTGCGGTCTTCAATCATTGTGTTCTGAAGGATTGTCAGGGTGGTGAAGGCAACGATTGCAAGCCCTAGAATGCCGAGCGCGGATAGCAACAGAAGCCGGATACCGATCTTAAATCGTGCCATTTTTGTTTCCCACTGGTCTCAATTATTTCATCTTTTGCGACAGTTTATGTCTTTAAAACTTAATATATTGTTATGTAGCTTTTTAAATGACGCGTTGGGTTATGTGGCGTGTGAATTCGGTGAGAAATTGGAACGTGATTTGCATTGATATTTTCAAAACCAAGAAAATGAACTGATTGCTCTCACAGCCGCCTGGTGCCGAGGAGAGGGCCGTAGAAACGGCCTTGCGATTTTGCACAGGGGTGGAAATGTCCAACCAAGCCAGAAAGTCAGTAAAAAGTAAGCCGTCTCTTGGAGTTATTCTCCCGACCCTGAACGATGAACAGGCGTTGCCACAGGTCCTGCAGGGCCTGCGGGAGGCTGCCTGTCTGTTTGAGCTGGATGTCATTGTTGCCGATGGCGGTTCTACCGACTGCACGGTAGATATTGCCCAGCGACATGATGCACGCGTTCTTGAGGCCGAAGGCGGATGGCAGGCACAGGTTGCTGCTGGCTGCCGCATGCTGTGGGGGCAATGGGTTATGATTCTGGGCGGTAACGTTGTTTTTCGTCCGGGGTGGTCGACGAACCTGCGCCTTTTCGTCGATGCGACGGGAGAGTATGAATTCGCCGCGCATGGGCGTTCACAGGATCAGGTGCGCGGGCCCTTTGGCTTTCTGCATGCTGTTCCTGCGTCGCATGTGGGGTTGGTGCTGCGGCGGTCCCAATTGGAAACCCTGTTGCAAAGGAAGCGGCCCGGCACCCTGACCGATGCCAATCTGATTGATCAGCTTGACCGCAAACGCCTCATCCAACTGCCCTATATCCTGCATGCAGTGGTTGATGAGCAGGCGGATGCGGCCTAGCGATCACATTTAAATATCAATCCGTTGCCAGCCGTGGCCGACCATGGGCGGTTGCCGTTACCGATCCTTCGATAAAGATCGGTCGAGGGCCGTTCCCCGTGGTCATCCGGCGTTCTTCCTGGGTGTTGATATGGATATCTATCGCGCCTGCCTCCACGGCAAGATTGTTGGCTTGCGCCTCGGCCAGGCTACGGGCGTGAACAAAGGCCTCGTCCAGGTTGGTGAAGTCGCGGATATTGTCCGCATCATGCACGCGGAAGCGCATATCGTCCGGGGCGGTGATCAGGATATGGGCGCGCTGGCTGACACCACCGGCAACCGCACCGACGGCGTTGGAGACATGGGCGAATTCGGGCTGCACATAGGTTGTGTTCAGGCGGGTGGCCACATCGGCGTAATAGGTCGCCGCAGGCGCGCCGATCCCGATCAGCGGATGACCAAGGCGCAATGAAAAACGCAGCAGGTTACCGGCATTGCTTTTCTCATCGCCCAACGCGGTGCGGATCATCTTTTTGGCAAGGCCCTGACCCTGCTCTGCGGTCTGGCCGAATTCATCGTCCAGAATGGCGTCTACAAGCGCCTCTCCGGTCTGCAGGATCACCTGTTCGCGCACCTGTTCTGCAAAGTCTCTGGCGTCCTTGGCGCAAGGCTGGTTCGGGCGGCGCTCGCTGCGCGCCCAGATCTCTGCGCCAAGCCGGGCGGCCTCAATGTCCCAGGCGTCATGCAGGCCAAGCACGTGGGCGGCATCCGACGGGCTGAAGGCGCTGATGATCACCAAACCGCGGTCCACCAGACGGCGAAGCGGTTGTTCCGGCATATGCCGCCCCAACAGAACCTCCAATGCAACGGGGCCACCGGACAGCTTGTCCCAGATAGCCCTTTCACTGGAGGACAGTCTGGCGACACCAGCCTCGTCCAACCCGCGCAGGCAAAGGGCGAAACGTCCGTCGTAGGTCTTGGACCAGCCACGTTTCAACTGTTCCTGCAGGACAGGCACCACAAGATCGGGGTGCTCGTAGGACAAAAGGGATAAAGGTACCACGCGGCGTGGCCCTGCCACCAGTTCCTTATGATCGTTCAGGCGGATTTCACTGTCGCCGCCCAGGCCCACGGTATGCACCTCGACCGCCTCGACCATGGTCCGGTGGCCGTTGACGACCGCGCCGTCCTTGTTCAGGACCGGTTGGCCGTCTTTCAGCAGGGCGATATCGGTTGTGGTGCCGCCCATGTCGGAGACCACCATGTCTTTCTCCGAGGCCTGATATTGTGCGCCGACAACACTGGCGGCCGGGCCGGAGAGGATGGTCTCCACCGGTCGCCGCAGTGCGGTTTCGGCAGAAATCAGGGAGCCGTCGCCTTTGACCACCATAAGCGGACAATCCAGCCCCAGGTCCTTCTGGAAGCCTTCGACGGCCAGAACCAGATGCTGGATCAGGGGAACCAGCCGGGCATTCAGGACGGCGGTCAGGGCGCGGCGCGGGGCGTCCAGGCTGCTGCTCAGTTCATAGGAACAGGTGACCGGCAGGTCGCATTCCTCGAAAATGATCTCGCGCACGCGTTTTTCGTGGGACGGGTTGCGTACGGCGAAATAGCCGGCGACCGCAAAGGCGCTGACCTGTTTGGCGGCCTGGCGGATTGCCTCACGGACCTGATCCTCGTCGAGCGGTTCTTTTTCCGCGCCGGAGGCGCTATGTCCGCCATTCAAAAAGAGGACGGGGTCGCTGCCCATGACCTGCTTCAGGCCCGCACGTTCCAGCGTGGCAGCAGGTTGTCCGATCAGGACGAGGCCGACGGCGCCGCCATGGCTTTCGACAATGGCGTTGGTTGCGAGCGTTGTGGAAATCGATACCAGTTTGATATCGCTGGCCTGGAGATCCGGGGCGGCACTCAGGACATTGCGCGCGGCCTTATGCAGGCCGATGGACAGGTCGTGTTTGGTGGTCAGCGCCTTGGCGGCCTGCAACACGCCCTTGTCTTCGTCAAACAGCACGGCGTCGGTGAAAGTGCCGCCAGTATCAATGCCCAGGAGAATGCTCATGGCTTATGCCCGTTCTTATAATCTAACCCATCTGCCAATTAGGCCGAGACGGGATTATGCGCAAGCGGATTTGCGCCGGGAAATTATCTATTTCCGTGGGAGAAGAGGCGTGATGGCTGTTAGCCGTCCATCGTGATGCGACCGGTCAATGCCATGCGAACCTTTTCGGCCTGCTGATTGGCGACCTGGCACGAGCCTGCACCCAGATGGCCGCCGCCGTGGAAGGCGAGGCAAAGCTCGCCGACATTGGTGCGGGAGCTGCGGTTGAAGATGGATTTACCGATGGCGAATGTGGTGTTGGAGTTATCCTTGCCGTTCAGGATATGCATGGAAATATTGCATTCCGGGAACAGCGTGTAGATCAGGAACCGGTTGCCCGGCCAGATTATTTCCTGATCACGCAGGTCGATCTGCACCAGATTTCCTTCTATACGGGCGCATTTGCGTATCTGCTCAATGCATCTGCCCTGGGTCTCATGAAAGAAAGTGACCCGTTCTTTCACGTCCGGATGTTCCAGGATTTCCTCGATTGAATGGTCCTGGCAGAGGTCGATCAGTTTCAGCATCAGCTTGCGGTTGGAAATCCGGAATTTCCTGAAGCGCCCCAGCCCGGTGCGCGCATCCATGATGTAATTCAACAGCATCCAGCCCTGCGGGTTCAGGACATCTTTCCGGGAAAGCTGGGCGGAATCGCATTTGTCGACCGCGCAAAGCAGGTCTGTATCAACATGCGGGAAAACGTCGTTGGCGCCATAATAATTATAGACGACCCGTGCAGCCGAAGGCGCTTCCGGGTCCAGGATGTGATTGGGGCGCTTGCCGATACGCACCGCTTCGGAATGGTGGTGGTCGAAGGCGAGATAAACACCCTTCACATAGGGCAGATTGGTTGTGATATCCGCACCGTTGAGGGGGACTTTGCCGTCCTGCATGTCCTTGGGATGGGTGAATTCGATCTCGTCGATCATGTCCAGTTCCCGGAGGAGCACCGCGCAGACCAGGCCGTCGAAGTCGCTGCGCGTCAAAAGACGGTATTTACCGCGCTGGCCCATTCAAAATCACCTCCATTACAACGGACATACGGTGTCAGGGTATTGCCTGTTAAAGTTTTTTCTATTTTACGGCGTAATTCTTACTGAATGGTTACCCGTAACGTCAGTATTTGTGCGGGTTTGGTAGCTACTTACCGTTCTTGTCAAAAGTCTTTTCCCGGCGGGGAACTTGTCCTAAGGAGGGGAGGGAACTATCACTCAAAAAAAACTGATCATATTGTATCGAAGGGGTTAGAGGCATGGCACGGCAAACAGACAGGATTGATCTGGCGTCTTCAGCACCGGGCACAAACCGTCACTTGCTTGTCCACTGCTATGGCAAACCGGGGTCGGGGCCCAAAGCCTATCTGCAGGCTGCCCTTCACGCCGACGAATGGCCCGGCATCATGGCGGTCCATCATCTGCTGCCGCTTCTGGATGCGGCTGATGCAAAAGGCCTGATCAAAGGTGAGATCGTTGTTGTGCCCTACGCCAATCCGATCGGGATGGATCAACGTATCGGCGACCACGTGCCGGGCCGTTATGCCTTTGATGGCAGCGGTAACTATAACCGGAACTGGGCGGATCTGGTCGGCGGGGCGGCCCCGCGGATCAAGGGCAGGCTGATCGGGGATGCGGCGCAGGATGTGGAAACCGTCCGCGCGGCTTTCCGTGAGGTTGTCGCCAGTCAGGATGCGCGGTCGGAGGTGGCACAGCTTCGCAAGGTTCTCATGGGTCTGTCCTGCGACGCCGATTACGTTCTGGACCTGCATTGCGACGGCGAGGCGACAATGCATATCTATGCGAATGACCGTCATCGCGATATCGCCACAGAGCTTTGCCTCGATATGGACAGCCCGGTTCTGCTGATCGAAACCACCGCAGGCGGCGGGCCTTTCGATGAGGCGAATTCCTCTCCCTGGTGGCGGTTGGGTGACGAGCTGGACGAGGCAAAGGACCTGCCTCATGCCTGTTTTGCCACGACGGTTGAATTCCGGGGGCGGCAGGATGTCAGCGATGACTTCGGTGCCAAGGATGCTGCCGGGCTCTACAGCTTTCTTTGCCGTCGGGGCGTGATCGACGATGTGGTTAAGCCGCAGCGCGATGAAACCTTCACGGCCTTCCTGCATGAAACCGATGTGATGCATGCGCCGAAGGCCGGTTTCGTCAGCTATGCACTGGAAGTGGGGACGCAGGTGAAGGCTGGGGACCTGATTGCTACGATTATTGATCCCGTGGCCGCTGACCCGGCTGAGGCACGGACGGAGCTGCGCGCCCGAACCGACGGCATTTTCTTCGCCCGCGTCGATACCCGCCTCGCGGCCCCCGGCGTAACCATTGCCAAGGTCGCAGGCAAAACACCGCTCGCCCATCGCAAGGAAGGCGCGTTGCTGGAGGCGTAAAAACCACCCTTGGCCTCCAATACCTAACCGTCATGGCCGTGCTTGACACGGCCACCTACGAAGAGGGGACGGGCGGGACATGCAAGGTGGGTGGGTTTACATCGTAACCAATAGGCCTAATGGCACACTTTATGTGGGTGTGACGAGTGACCTCAAAAAACGCGTATTCGAACATCGTGCGGGGGTGATGGCAGGTTTTACTAAGAGATATGGATTGAAGCGCTTAGTTTACTATGCAGCTTTTGGGGATATCCAATCTGCCATTCAGCGAGAGAAGAATATAAAACACTGGCCGCGTGCCTGGAAGGTTCGTCTCATCTTGATGGCTAATCCGGCATGGGATGATCTTTACCACAAGCTATTTTAATCCGTGGGTGGCCGGATCAAGTCCGGCCATGACGAGGTTATATCTCCCTTTACCCAATTCCAAGTTCCACAACTTGATCCCAATCAAAGCCATGGAGGTGCCTGACAGGGCATAGAGGGGAACTTACTCCCTTCTTCTGACAGGTGCCTTCATGTTCAAACACGGCGATATTCCGCCGCCCTTGTCTCCGGCCTTGCTGGCGGGGCTGGTCCTGCGGCCGGTTCCCCCCCGGTTGATGCAGCCGGTTTTTTCTGAGGTCATGCGGCGTGTGTCACGGCGCTATCGATCCGTATTTGACCGTGTGGCGGGTGATGGCCCAAAGCAGTTTCTGATTGATCCCGTTGACCTGCCATTTGTTTTCCTTCTGTCCGTTGGCAACGACGAACCGGGGCTGACCCTGCTGCGTGACGGGGCGGATGTGCAGGCGGTGGCGGCGATCCGCGGGCCGATTGCGGCGCTTTTGGCGCTGCTGGAAGGGA
The Aestuariispira ectoiniformans genome window above contains:
- a CDS encoding acyl-CoA thioesterase; this translates as MAAFEMPLTVRFQHCDPAGIVFYPRYFEMFNLLVETWFDEALGLPFGELHLNRGFGVPTVRTEADFKAPSRLDEKLTLSLTVQDIGRSKISLLLQVLGPDGDLRVAANHVLVYAAFDPMRAAAIPEELKTRMQRFQAVPAK
- a CDS encoding RidA family protein translates to MPSINPPGWPQPKGYSNGVAAEGRMVFVAGQIGWTPEGEFETDDFAGQVRQTLLNTVAVLEAGGAKPEHITRMTWYVTDKQEYLGALKEIGAVYREVLGKVFPAMALVQVVALVEDRAKVEIETTAVIPNG
- a CDS encoding substrate-binding periplasmic protein, whose amino-acid sequence is MPPVLRPCRTFLFRLFQAALFLLPSLAAASDDAQVVVIVGPPDYPPYSYLDDGIPRGIFHEIFAELSDRIPDYRIEIDVLPWKRALKSVEIGQHIAVFPPYYWPEQRPWITTYSEPILKETVATYCQPPIAARPRTNWPEDYFGLRIGLGLGSLAAGPAFFKAAEEGKLTHVAIPLESIIPHLLANKVDCIVQDTNVLHYQYRKYATPRSLGEKLEVYARLGTQVSENWAYLAFSNDPQHLFPYQEDFIRELNDAIRAMHKEGRIDEIAAAFTAD
- the yidD gene encoding membrane protein insertion efficiency factor YidD, which translates into the protein MTPRHDPLSLLAKGLIYLYRFTLSYFIGRQCRFAPTCSEYALEAIDRFGAFKGSWLAIKRIGRCHPWGGSGYDPVPPADNRQD
- a CDS encoding iron-sulfur cluster assembly scaffold protein yields the protein MLEKLYNDRILALAEGLNKDDRLDHPQATVTLDSPLCGSRIRVDLVLEDGRVAEYGQQVRACALGQSAAAIMKKLAVGRDEAELTRVRDRMQAMLKQDGPPPGGDWAELAILEPARAHKSRHASIMLPFNAILKAIEQIKSGTDTPDDTTA
- the folE gene encoding GTP cyclohydrolase I FolE, producing the protein MQDVLKKQEAAIQRPSREEAEAAVRTLLAWTGDNPDREGLIDTPSRVVRAYEEYFEGYNIDPVKTLQRTFEETDGYDEVVMLRDIPFESHCEHHIAPIIGKAHVAYLPDKRVVGISKLARVVEIFAKRLQTQEIMTVQVADTIQEALQPKGVAVVIDAVHQCMTTRGIHKPGVATVTSRMLGVFRSQPETRREFLAMIE
- the bmt gene encoding betaine--homocysteine S-methyltransferase, translating into MSNLFLELLEKRPYLIADGAMGTSLFKRGLETGDAPELWNVDHKDRVESVHQEYVDAGSDIILTNSFGCNRHRLKLHNAQDRTYELNKAAAERARAVADAADRPVVVAGSMGPTGEILEPVGALSVADATEAFAEQAKGLKDGGVDVLWVETMSSREESQAAVAGASSVGLPVVTTMTFDTAGKTMMGVSPQEAYEHLSHLETAPTAIGANCGLGPTESVISISQMTAIVPEDAVIVAKANCGIPEFKNGEFRFSGTPDLMGKYARMARDCGARIIGGCCGSDGTVIKAIADSLKDYEPGERPSDEKIIEVLGPLANMPAGGAHSHGGGGSEDGEGRRRRRRRG
- a CDS encoding sulfite exporter TauE/SafE family protein, whose amino-acid sequence is MNIPTDPFFYAAAIPAMMIFGVSKGGFGGALGVLAVPLIALVIPPVQAAAIMLPILCAMDLFALYAYRRVASWQNLKMMLPGAILGIGIGGFAFGQLDENVVRILLGVIAVAFTLNHWFGRKPHPDGAKPGLIKGSSWGALAGFTSTIAHAGGPPVQFYLLPQKMDKTLYVGTTVWFFIAVNYAKLIPYGLAGQLSLHNLETSLVLLPLAPLGIWLGVKAHHHVPELWFYRVAYVMLFVTGGKLLWDGAQGLIG